One segment of Corynebacterium atrinae DNA contains the following:
- a CDS encoding M13 family metallopeptidase: protein MNDLYAYVNGPWLSSHVIPDDRGVDGTFHRLRDDAEADVRAIVEEDTGRAGRLFDSFMDVEGVNAAGMAPLDADLDKLSAPNVTAFAGRLGELERLGIAAPLTFWVEKASDSEDAIAYLIQSGLGLPDEAYYREPGHAKTVTAYRHHIIEMLGFLDPARLFGLSPSAAADRILALETEIAAGHWDVVSTRDAVKTYNPTAWDELPAIIRTLLGGAGLPDNKVVSMMPSYVTHLSGLLSDDRLADWQLWATWHILRSRAGVLPAEVGAKNFEFYGTLLSGATQQRDRWRRGVGLVESLIGQEIGKIFVQRHFPPSSKSEMLELVDYLIDAYRTRITDLTWMTAETRERALEKLDQFKAKIGYPDVWMSYEGLEFGPAGADLLTNVRAASAFLQDYELGKIGKPADRDEWFSTPQTVNAFYNPVVNDITFPAAILRAPFYSPDMDAAENFGAIGAVIGHEIGHGFDDQGSQYDGRGNLNSWWSDADRDSFTELTDQLVTQFTGLIPAILRERGIESDGVNGEFTLGENIGDLGGLGIAVVAYQRYLADHGLTFETSPTMEFEAEGSDPDLTGRTFNGLQRLFLSWARVWRTAIRPEQAQQYLAIDPHSPAEFRCNVIAGNIDEFYQAFPSIGPDSPMWIEPEKRVTIW, encoded by the coding sequence ATGAACGATCTGTACGCCTACGTCAATGGTCCCTGGCTTTCCTCCCACGTCATCCCCGATGATCGGGGCGTCGACGGCACCTTCCACCGGCTTCGCGACGACGCCGAGGCCGACGTCCGCGCCATCGTTGAGGAAGACACGGGGCGCGCCGGCCGCCTCTTCGACTCTTTCATGGACGTCGAGGGCGTCAATGCGGCCGGCATGGCGCCCCTCGACGCCGACCTAGACAAGCTCAGCGCCCCCAACGTCACCGCCTTCGCCGGTCGCCTCGGCGAACTTGAGCGCCTCGGCATCGCCGCTCCCCTCACCTTCTGGGTGGAAAAGGCCTCCGACTCCGAGGACGCCATCGCCTACCTCATCCAATCGGGCCTGGGCCTGCCCGATGAGGCCTATTACCGCGAGCCCGGTCACGCCAAAACGGTCACCGCCTACCGCCACCACATCATTGAGATGCTTGGTTTCCTCGACCCGGCGCGCCTTTTCGGCTTGAGCCCTTCCGCCGCCGCGGACCGCATCCTCGCCCTGGAGACCGAGATCGCCGCCGGGCACTGGGATGTCGTGTCCACCCGCGACGCCGTCAAGACCTACAACCCCACGGCCTGGGACGAACTCCCTGCCATCATCCGCACCCTCCTCGGAGGCGCGGGCCTGCCGGACAACAAGGTCGTGTCGATGATGCCGAGCTACGTCACGCACCTGTCTGGTCTGCTCAGCGACGACCGGCTCGCCGACTGGCAGCTCTGGGCTACGTGGCACATCCTTCGCTCCCGTGCCGGAGTCCTCCCCGCCGAGGTCGGGGCAAAGAACTTTGAGTTCTACGGCACCCTGCTTTCCGGGGCGACCCAGCAGCGCGACCGCTGGCGCCGCGGAGTCGGGCTCGTCGAATCGCTCATCGGGCAGGAGATTGGCAAAATCTTCGTCCAGCGCCATTTCCCGCCATCCTCCAAGTCGGAAATGCTCGAACTCGTGGACTACCTCATCGACGCCTACCGCACCCGCATCACCGACCTGACCTGGATGACCGCCGAGACCCGCGAACGCGCACTGGAAAAGCTCGACCAGTTCAAAGCCAAAATCGGTTACCCCGACGTATGGATGTCCTACGAGGGACTAGAATTCGGCCCCGCTGGCGCCGACCTCCTCACCAACGTCCGCGCCGCCTCCGCCTTCCTCCAGGACTACGAACTGGGCAAAATTGGCAAACCCGCCGACCGTGATGAATGGTTCTCCACCCCCCAAACCGTCAACGCCTTCTACAACCCCGTAGTCAACGACATCACCTTCCCCGCCGCCATCCTCCGCGCGCCCTTCTACTCCCCCGACATGGACGCCGCCGAAAACTTCGGCGCCATCGGAGCAGTCATCGGCCACGAAATCGGCCACGGCTTCGACGACCAGGGCTCCCAATACGACGGCCGCGGCAACCTCAACTCCTGGTGGAGCGACGCCGACCGCGACTCTTTCACCGAGCTCACCGACCAGCTAGTGACCCAATTCACCGGCCTCATCCCCGCCATCCTGCGCGAACGAGGCATTGAATCCGACGGGGTCAACGGCGAGTTCACCCTCGGCGAGAACATCGGTGACCTCGGCGGGTTGGGCATCGCTGTTGTTGCCTACCAGCGCTACTTAGCTGACCACGGCCTTACCTTCGAGACCTCCCCAACAATGGAATTCGAGGCCGAAGGATCCGACCCCGACCTCACCGGACGCACCTTCAACGGACTCCAGCGCCTCTTCCTCTCCTGGGCACGAGTCTGGCGCACTGCCATCCGCCCCGAGCAAGCCCAGCAGTATCTGGCGATCGACCCCCACTCCCCCGCCGAGTTCCGCTGCAACGTCATCGCCGGAAACATCGACGAGTTCTACCAAGCCTTCCCCTCCATCGGGCCCGATTCACCCATGTGGATCGAGCCTGAGAAGCGCGTGACTATTTGGTAG
- a CDS encoding PrsW family intramembrane metalloprotease, producing the protein MSMLFRVTLIISVVLGVPIMLYFVASNFFASLVGGSLGAVFLVLYCLLVGLLLRLSPMWPEKAGAGWKWVMSCIVWGGGVCFVFVFLAGLPVISLVNKAGWDLLEASFGGAYPEEIAKFLGVGVILFAFRGLNRPWHGFMTGALVGLGFEAVENAMYGAFGAALDANSDTTGALYMWGLRLVAGPGLHIVFTALAGWGLGLALFTANKSTAWRWATAGGWLFLAFALHFAWNLMWPTNVLLIVNYVVVAAVMYPIFIWVWLKAHRLCKADTSYSFTQRPLASVEALSRG; encoded by the coding sequence ATGAGCATGTTGTTTCGCGTGACGCTGATCATCAGCGTTGTCCTTGGTGTGCCCATCATGCTCTATTTTGTGGCGTCGAATTTCTTTGCTTCATTGGTGGGCGGCTCCTTGGGTGCAGTGTTCCTCGTCTTGTACTGCCTGCTGGTCGGGCTCTTGCTGCGGTTGTCGCCGATGTGGCCCGAGAAAGCAGGCGCAGGCTGGAAATGGGTGATGTCGTGCATCGTGTGGGGAGGTGGGGTGTGCTTTGTTTTTGTCTTTCTTGCTGGTCTCCCGGTCATTAGCTTGGTCAATAAGGCGGGGTGGGATCTGCTAGAGGCCTCGTTCGGTGGGGCGTACCCGGAGGAGATCGCCAAGTTCCTAGGCGTCGGCGTCATTCTCTTCGCCTTCCGTGGTCTCAACCGTCCCTGGCATGGGTTCATGACGGGTGCCTTGGTCGGGTTGGGATTCGAGGCCGTGGAAAACGCCATGTATGGCGCGTTCGGGGCGGCCCTGGACGCCAACTCCGACACCACCGGCGCGCTGTACATGTGGGGGCTGCGCCTGGTTGCTGGTCCGGGCCTGCACATCGTCTTCACTGCGCTGGCCGGTTGGGGCTTGGGCCTGGCCCTGTTCACGGCGAATAAGTCGACCGCGTGGCGGTGGGCGACGGCGGGCGGGTGGCTGTTTCTGGCCTTCGCCCTTCACTTCGCCTGGAATCTCATGTGGCCGACGAACGTCTTGCTGATAGTGAATTACGTCGTCGTGGCAGCCGTGATGTATCCCATATTCATTTGGGTGTGGCTGAAGGCTCATCGGTTGTGCAAGGCCGATACCAGCTATTCCTTCACTCAACGGCCGCTCGCTAGCGTCGAGGCATTAAGCCGGGGGTAA
- a CDS encoding glutamate synthase subunit beta, with protein MADPHGFRKFQRAEPGHRPVPLRLLDWREVYEDAPDGQIQQQASRCMDCGVPFCHEGCPLGNIIPEWNDLVRQNRWKEAFDRLHATNNFPEFTGRLCPAPCEGACVLAINDESVSIKNIELAIAEKGFEEGWVVPITPSFDTGQSVAVVGSGPAGMAAAQQLTRAGHNVTLFERDDRIGGLMRYGVPDYKMENRWLDRRLEQMRAEGTTFRTGVSPTVQDLARFDAVVLATGTPLARELPADGRDLEGVHQAMDYLPLQNRVNEGDFAAPLIDARGKKVVIIGGGDTGIDCFGTALRQGAASVTQFDIRPPAPAVRSAATPWPTYPLVWRQATAHEEGEYVITGNETADEIEALGLATRQPGSTLGERVFSANTVEFLGTDGVLTGLRCVEIEVIDGVRTPVPGSEFTFDADLVFLALGFTGAERGGLVHELGIAFDDRGRMVRDEQYRASIKPLMPGFKPPVYVAGDNGRGQSLIVWAIAEGRAAAAAVDADLMGETALPVAATPSTMPLRA; from the coding sequence ATGGCTGATCCGCATGGTTTCCGTAAATTCCAGCGCGCCGAGCCGGGCCACCGACCCGTGCCGCTGCGCCTGCTCGATTGGCGCGAGGTCTACGAAGACGCGCCGGACGGCCAGATCCAACAGCAGGCCTCCCGCTGCATGGACTGCGGCGTCCCCTTCTGCCACGAAGGCTGCCCCCTGGGCAACATCATTCCCGAGTGGAACGACCTCGTGCGTCAAAACCGCTGGAAAGAGGCCTTCGATCGCCTCCACGCCACGAACAACTTCCCCGAGTTCACCGGCCGCCTTTGCCCGGCGCCGTGCGAAGGGGCCTGCGTCCTGGCGATCAACGACGAGTCCGTGAGCATCAAAAACATCGAGCTCGCCATCGCCGAAAAGGGCTTCGAGGAGGGCTGGGTCGTCCCCATCACTCCCTCCTTTGACACCGGCCAGTCCGTGGCGGTCGTCGGTTCCGGCCCCGCCGGGATGGCCGCCGCTCAGCAGCTCACCCGCGCCGGGCACAACGTCACGCTCTTTGAACGCGACGACCGCATCGGCGGCCTCATGCGCTACGGCGTCCCCGATTACAAGATGGAAAACCGCTGGCTCGACCGCCGCCTGGAGCAGATGCGCGCCGAAGGCACCACCTTCCGTACCGGGGTGTCGCCCACCGTGCAAGATCTCGCGCGTTTCGACGCCGTCGTCCTCGCCACCGGCACGCCGCTGGCCCGCGAGCTCCCCGCCGATGGCCGGGACCTCGAGGGGGTCCACCAGGCGATGGACTACCTGCCGTTGCAAAACCGCGTCAATGAAGGCGACTTCGCCGCCCCGCTAATCGACGCCCGCGGCAAGAAGGTCGTCATCATCGGTGGCGGTGACACCGGCATCGACTGCTTCGGCACCGCCCTGCGGCAGGGTGCCGCGAGCGTCACCCAGTTTGATATCCGCCCGCCGGCCCCGGCGGTGCGCTCCGCCGCGACCCCCTGGCCGACCTACCCGCTGGTGTGGCGGCAGGCGACCGCTCACGAGGAGGGCGAATACGTCATCACCGGTAATGAGACGGCGGACGAGATCGAGGCGCTGGGCCTGGCTACCCGCCAGCCCGGCTCCACCCTCGGCGAGCGCGTCTTCTCGGCCAACACCGTGGAGTTCCTCGGCACTGACGGGGTGCTCACCGGCCTGCGCTGCGTGGAAATCGAGGTGATCGATGGCGTCCGCACTCCTGTGCCGGGCAGTGAGTTCACCTTCGACGCCGACCTGGTCTTCCTCGCCCTGGGCTTCACCGGCGCCGAGCGCGGTGGCCTGGTCCATGAACTCGGCATCGCCTTCGATGACCGCGGGCGCATGGTGCGCGACGAACAGTACCGCGCCTCTATCAAGCCGCTGATGCCCGGCTTCAAGCCGCCGGTGTACGTCGCTGGAGATAACGGCCGCGGCCAGTCGCTCATCGTGTGGGCCATCGCCGAGGGGCGTGCCGCTGCCGCCGCCGTCGACGCCGACCTCATGGGCGAGACCGCCCTGCCGGTGGCCGCGACGCCCTCAACGATGCCGCTGAGGGCCTAA
- the gltB gene encoding glutamate synthase large subunit, whose amino-acid sequence MERQGLYHPGNEHDACGVGFVADMYGRPSRDIVDKGLQILENIDHRGAAGAEKNTGDGTGILLQIPDGFYRSVMAAQGVELPDAGAYATGIAFLPRRRMSMFDAKREIEAIAVEEGATVLGWREVPVDPTNLGSMALDAMPHFEQIFLSAGRRTGIDLDRVMFFIRKRCARELGTKHGEDTVYFPSLSSRTVIYKGMLTTPQLAEFYTDLRDPRLESAMALVHSRFSTNTFPSWPLAHPYRFVAHNGEINTVKGNENWMRAREALIDSELLGPLDRVLPICSPDGSDTARFDEALELLHLGGYSLPHAVAMMIPQAWEHNPTISSELRGFYEYHSCLMEPWDGPAAVAFTDGTLIGAVLDRNGLRPGRIWVTRDGLVVMASEAGVLDLDPKDVVKRTRVQPGRMFLVDTAAGRIVPDAEIKSSLSNAKPYRQWIRENFVPIEQLPQTRYEYMPHNRAVLRQRVFGITEEDVDLIIAPMALNAAEAIGSMGSDTPIAALSQRPRMLYDFFAQRFAQVTNPPLDSIREKPVTSMHTLLGAQKDVLNPTSEAARRIRLAGPVIDNHQLATLSHANDDGEWEHFRTAVISGLYPVAHHGAGMREAIDRVRREASAAIRDGASLIVLSDRESDERYAPIPSLLLTSAVHQHLVGERTRTRASLVIEAGDAREVHHLAMLTSFGADAINPYMAFETIDELRMKGQLGDLTLDEACTNYIKAATSGVLKVMSKMGIATVASYRGAQLADVTGLSQDLLDEYFGGIASPIGGVGLGELAADVEARHRNAFLPRPEELAHRELELGGEYKWRREGEYHLFNPETIFKLQHATRTGQYKIFRDYTRAVDDQSRRLATIRGMMEFASDRPPISVDEVEPIADIVTRFSTGAMSYGSISAEAHETLAIAMNRLHAMSNSGEGGEDPARFAVEPNGDWKRSAIKQVASGRFGVTSHYLNNCTDIQIKMAQGAKPGEGGQLPPNKVYPWIAEVRITTPGVGLISPPPHHDIYSIEDLAQLIFDLKNANPQARIHVKLVAEAGVGTVAAGVSKAHADVVLISGHDGGTGASPLTSLKHAGGPWELGLAETQQTLLLNGLRDRIRVQCDGQLKTGRDVVIATLLGAEEFGFATAPLVVEGCIMMRVCHLDTCPVGVATQNPELRAKYTGQAEHVVNFFTFLAQEVREYLAELGFRSIDEAVGQAQVLRQRSDAEFTQANPRAATLDLSPVFQVPDSPFFRNQNVRQTRAQEHGLEGILDERIIRDAQLTIDAAAAASSSNAPAWMSSSPAPTVHLRYPIRNVDRTVGTMTGSRITRAAGANGLPDGTIAVSLTGSAGNSFGAFIPRGLTLDLVGDANDFVGKGLSGGRIIVRPHDSAPTQIDASDPDIIAGNVIGFGATSGEIFIAGAVGERFCVRNSGATAVVEGIGNHGCEYMTGGRVVVLGEVGDNFGAGMSGGIAYLAPVGDLDRKVNGEMVDVEKLSADDIEFLEHIIDEHIRLTGSTTSWQARDLVKVMPRDYRKVLDIIDLASREGRDVNTAIMEAVN is encoded by the coding sequence ATGGAACGTCAGGGCCTTTACCATCCCGGGAACGAACACGATGCCTGCGGCGTCGGATTCGTCGCTGACATGTACGGACGTCCGTCTCGCGACATCGTGGACAAAGGTCTCCAGATCTTGGAGAACATCGACCACCGCGGGGCCGCCGGAGCCGAGAAGAACACCGGCGACGGCACGGGCATCCTCCTGCAAATCCCCGACGGCTTCTATCGGTCCGTCATGGCCGCTCAGGGCGTCGAGCTTCCCGACGCCGGGGCCTACGCCACTGGCATCGCTTTCCTTCCGCGCCGCCGCATGTCCATGTTCGACGCTAAGCGCGAGATCGAGGCCATCGCCGTCGAAGAGGGGGCGACCGTTCTCGGCTGGCGTGAGGTTCCTGTCGATCCCACCAACCTCGGCTCCATGGCCTTGGACGCCATGCCGCACTTCGAGCAGATCTTCCTCTCCGCAGGTCGCCGCACTGGAATTGACCTCGACCGAGTGATGTTCTTCATCCGCAAGCGCTGCGCCCGGGAGCTGGGCACCAAGCACGGCGAAGACACCGTCTATTTCCCTTCGCTGTCCTCGCGCACGGTCATCTACAAGGGCATGCTGACCACCCCGCAGCTAGCGGAGTTCTACACCGACCTGCGTGACCCCCGGCTCGAATCCGCGATGGCACTGGTCCACTCGCGCTTTTCCACCAACACCTTCCCTTCTTGGCCGCTGGCCCACCCGTACCGCTTCGTCGCGCACAACGGTGAGATCAACACCGTCAAGGGCAACGAGAACTGGATGCGTGCCCGCGAAGCTCTCATCGACTCGGAGTTGCTCGGCCCCCTCGACCGGGTCCTGCCCATCTGCTCCCCGGACGGCTCCGACACTGCGCGTTTTGATGAGGCCCTGGAACTTCTCCACCTCGGCGGCTACTCCCTCCCGCACGCCGTGGCCATGATGATCCCCCAGGCCTGGGAGCACAACCCCACCATTAGCTCCGAGCTGCGTGGTTTCTACGAGTATCACTCCTGCCTCATGGAGCCCTGGGACGGTCCCGCCGCCGTCGCCTTCACCGATGGCACGCTCATCGGCGCCGTGCTGGACCGCAATGGCTTGCGCCCGGGACGCATTTGGGTCACCCGTGACGGCCTGGTGGTCATGGCCTCCGAGGCTGGTGTGCTGGACTTGGACCCCAAGGACGTCGTCAAGCGCACCCGCGTCCAGCCGGGCCGGATGTTCCTCGTGGACACGGCCGCTGGCCGCATTGTCCCGGACGCGGAGATCAAATCCTCGCTGTCCAACGCCAAGCCTTACCGGCAGTGGATCCGGGAGAACTTCGTCCCCATCGAGCAGCTCCCCCAGACCCGCTACGAGTACATGCCCCATAACCGGGCGGTCCTGCGCCAGCGCGTCTTCGGCATCACGGAGGAGGACGTCGATCTCATCATCGCCCCCATGGCCCTCAACGCCGCCGAGGCGATCGGCTCTATGGGGTCGGATACTCCCATTGCGGCCCTCTCGCAGCGGCCCCGAATGCTCTATGACTTCTTCGCACAGCGCTTCGCCCAGGTGACCAACCCGCCGCTGGATTCGATCCGCGAGAAGCCCGTGACCTCGATGCACACCCTGCTGGGTGCGCAGAAGGACGTGCTCAACCCCACCTCGGAGGCGGCTCGCCGCATCCGCCTGGCAGGACCGGTGATCGACAACCACCAGCTGGCCACCCTCAGCCATGCCAACGACGACGGTGAGTGGGAGCACTTCCGTACCGCCGTGATCTCCGGTTTGTACCCGGTGGCCCACCACGGTGCGGGTATGCGCGAGGCGATTGACCGCGTGCGTCGAGAAGCATCGGCCGCCATCCGGGATGGTGCCAGCCTCATTGTGCTCTCGGACCGCGAGTCCGACGAGCGCTACGCGCCGATCCCCTCGTTGTTGCTCACCTCCGCCGTGCACCAGCACCTCGTCGGCGAGCGGACCCGCACCCGAGCCTCCCTGGTCATCGAGGCCGGTGACGCCCGCGAGGTCCACCACCTGGCGATGCTCACCAGCTTCGGTGCCGACGCCATCAACCCGTACATGGCCTTCGAAACCATCGATGAGCTGCGGATGAAGGGCCAGCTCGGCGACCTCACCCTCGACGAGGCCTGCACGAACTACATCAAGGCCGCGACCTCCGGCGTGCTCAAGGTGATGTCGAAGATGGGCATCGCCACCGTGGCGTCCTACCGCGGAGCGCAATTGGCGGACGTCACGGGTCTGTCCCAGGACCTCCTCGATGAATACTTCGGCGGCATCGCATCTCCCATCGGCGGCGTCGGGCTCGGCGAGTTGGCCGCAGACGTGGAAGCGCGGCATCGCAACGCCTTCCTACCCCGACCAGAGGAGCTGGCCCACCGGGAGCTGGAGCTTGGCGGCGAATACAAGTGGCGCCGCGAGGGCGAATACCACCTGTTCAACCCGGAGACCATCTTCAAGCTGCAGCACGCCACCCGCACCGGGCAGTACAAAATCTTCCGCGACTACACCCGCGCCGTCGATGATCAATCGCGTCGCCTGGCCACCATCCGCGGCATGATGGAATTCGCCTCCGACCGGCCGCCGATCAGCGTGGACGAGGTGGAGCCGATCGCCGACATCGTCACCCGCTTCTCCACGGGCGCCATGTCCTACGGCTCCATCTCCGCCGAGGCGCACGAGACCCTGGCCATCGCCATGAATCGCCTGCACGCCATGTCCAACTCCGGCGAAGGCGGCGAGGACCCCGCGCGCTTTGCCGTGGAACCCAACGGCGATTGGAAGCGTTCCGCCATCAAGCAGGTTGCCTCGGGCCGTTTCGGCGTGACCAGCCATTACCTCAACAATTGCACCGACATCCAGATCAAGATGGCCCAGGGCGCGAAGCCGGGCGAGGGCGGCCAGTTGCCGCCGAACAAGGTCTACCCCTGGATCGCCGAGGTGCGCATCACCACCCCGGGCGTCGGGCTCATTTCCCCGCCGCCGCACCACGACATCTACTCCATCGAGGACCTCGCGCAGCTGATCTTCGACTTGAAGAACGCCAACCCGCAGGCCCGCATCCACGTCAAGCTCGTCGCCGAGGCCGGCGTGGGCACGGTCGCCGCGGGTGTGTCCAAGGCGCACGCCGATGTGGTGCTCATCTCCGGCCACGACGGCGGCACCGGCGCTTCCCCGTTGACCTCGCTCAAGCACGCCGGTGGCCCGTGGGAGCTCGGCCTCGCCGAAACCCAGCAGACCCTCCTGCTCAACGGCCTGCGCGACCGCATCCGCGTCCAGTGCGATGGCCAGCTCAAGACCGGCCGCGACGTCGTCATCGCCACCCTGCTCGGCGCCGAGGAGTTCGGTTTCGCCACTGCCCCGCTCGTCGTCGAGGGCTGCATCATGATGCGCGTGTGCCACCTCGACACCTGCCCCGTCGGCGTGGCCACGCAGAATCCGGAGTTGCGGGCGAAGTACACCGGCCAGGCCGAACACGTGGTCAACTTCTTCACCTTCCTCGCCCAAGAGGTCCGCGAGTACCTCGCTGAGCTGGGCTTCCGCTCCATCGACGAGGCCGTCGGCCAGGCCCAGGTCCTGCGCCAGCGCAGCGACGCGGAGTTCACCCAGGCGAACCCCCGCGCGGCCACCCTCGACCTCAGCCCCGTGTTCCAAGTCCCGGATTCGCCCTTCTTCCGCAACCAGAACGTGCGCCAGACCCGCGCGCAGGAGCACGGGCTGGAAGGCATCCTCGATGAGCGCATCATCCGCGATGCCCAACTGACTATCGACGCCGCCGCAGCCGCCTCCAGCTCCAACGCCCCTGCCTGGATGTCGTCGAGCCCCGCCCCGACCGTGCACCTGCGCTACCCCATCCGCAACGTGGACCGCACCGTCGGCACGATGACCGGCTCGCGCATCACCCGCGCCGCGGGCGCCAACGGCCTGCCCGATGGCACGATCGCCGTCTCCCTCACCGGCTCCGCCGGCAACTCCTTCGGCGCCTTCATCCCCCGCGGCCTCACCCTCGACCTCGTCGGCGACGCCAACGACTTCGTGGGCAAGGGCCTCTCGGGCGGCCGGATCATCGTCCGACCACACGACAGCGCCCCGACGCAGATCGATGCCAGCGATCCCGACATCATCGCCGGCAACGTCATCGGCTTCGGTGCGACGAGTGGTGAGATCTTCATCGCCGGCGCCGTGGGCGAACGCTTCTGCGTCCGCAACTCCGGCGCGACGGCCGTAGTCGAGGGAATCGGTAACCACGGCTGCGAATACATGACTGGTGGCCGGGTCGTTGTCCTCGGCGAGGTTGGCGACAACTTCGGCGCCGGCATGTCCGGCGGCATTGCCTACCTCGCCCCCGTGGGCGACCTTGACCGAAAGGTCAACGGCGAGATGGTGGACGTCGAAAAGCTCTCCGCTGACGACATCGAGTTCCTCGAGCACATCATCGACGAACACATCCGCCTCACCGGCTCCACCACCAGCTGGCAGGCGCGTGACCTGGTGAAAGTCATGCCGCGCGACTACCGAAAAGTTCTTGACATCATCGACCTCGCGAGCCGGGAAGGCCGCGACGTCAACACCGCGATCATGGAGGCAGTGAACTAA